Proteins from a genomic interval of Chroococcidiopsis thermalis PCC 7203:
- a CDS encoding glycosyltransferase → MKIVQIVTQMESGGAQRVAILLNKALQSRGYDAEVWFLYLKRPTYVNDSGVRVLLEHKPSGLEYSKIFSKLQQMLRFHQPDVVITHTHYANLIGQLASKLCTVPKRIAVQQNPMSSYPWLARWGDWLFGSTNIYSYNIAVSQAVVDSATKYPSAYKQKLNIIYNGTNYPDIEVSPQEVRKFWELPENAPLLINVGRLSYQKNQQILLEALARIDDAHLVILGEGELRENLQQKTIELQLQQRVHFLGELPSHQVFSLLRVANVFVFPSLFEGTPMALVEAIGAGLPVVASNIPVMHEVLEDAGIFVSPDNAKQLATSIQQILDFPELAQSLSLRSLERARIFSLENMVDAYEKLIC, encoded by the coding sequence ATGAAAATCGTTCAAATTGTAACTCAAATGGAATCTGGTGGAGCGCAACGAGTAGCAATTTTGCTCAATAAAGCTCTCCAAAGTCGAGGATATGATGCGGAAGTTTGGTTTTTATATCTCAAACGTCCTACTTACGTTAACGATTCGGGAGTCAGGGTTTTACTAGAACATAAACCTTCGGGATTGGAATATTCAAAAATTTTTAGCAAATTACAACAAATGCTACGCTTCCACCAACCAGATGTTGTGATTACTCATACTCACTATGCAAATTTAATAGGACAATTAGCTTCCAAACTATGTACTGTTCCTAAACGGATAGCGGTTCAACAAAATCCTATGTCTAGTTATCCTTGGCTAGCACGTTGGGGTGATTGGCTGTTTGGTAGCACAAATATTTATTCCTATAACATAGCTGTTTCTCAAGCAGTAGTAGACTCTGCTACTAAATACCCAAGTGCATACAAACAAAAGCTGAACATTATTTACAACGGCACAAATTATCCAGATATTGAAGTTTCTCCTCAAGAAGTTCGGAAGTTTTGGGAACTGCCTGAAAATGCTCCTCTACTAATTAATGTAGGTCGGTTGTCGTATCAGAAAAATCAACAAATTTTATTGGAAGCACTAGCACGAATCGACGATGCTCACCTTGTAATACTAGGAGAAGGGGAATTACGCGAGAATTTGCAGCAGAAAACTATTGAATTGCAATTGCAACAGAGAGTTCATTTTTTAGGAGAGTTGCCGTCTCATCAGGTATTTTCCTTACTTCGTGTTGCTAATGTCTTTGTATTCCCTTCTTTATTTGAGGGTACGCCGATGGCTTTGGTAGAAGCTATAGGTGCAGGGCTACCTGTAGTAGCAAGCAATATTCCTGTTATGCACGAAGTACTAGAAGATGCGGGAATATTTGTTTCTCCTGACAACGCTAAACAATTAGCCACTAGTATTCAACAAATTTTGGATTTTCCAGAACTAGCCCAGAGCTTAAGCCTACGTTCATTAGAACGGGCGCGCATTTTTAGTTTAGAAAACATGGTAGACGCTTATGAAAAACTTATTTGCTGA
- a CDS encoding WecB/TagA/CpsF family glycosyltransferase yields MKNLFAESSSIQSLKLLGITVNALSMPQLNALIANAINLNKHWIIANHNMHSIYLYHHDAKMRAFYAKADYTHVDGMALVLMGQFLGLPLKREHRVTYADWIEPLITEAAYQGWRVFYLGSKPGVAEQGAKSLKDKFPNLQIATGDGYFDAQLNSSENCDRLATINAYQPHILMVGMSMPRQEHWILDNLEHLCVNVILPSGAAIDYIAGTVPTPPRWSGKWGLEWLFRLVAEPGRLWQRYLVEPWLLLKLLLSEGWIKLIGG; encoded by the coding sequence ATGAAAAACTTATTTGCTGAGTCTTCATCCATTCAATCTCTAAAACTGTTAGGGATTACGGTTAATGCTTTGTCTATGCCTCAGTTAAATGCTCTAATTGCTAACGCTATTAACCTTAACAAACATTGGATAATTGCCAACCATAACATGCATAGCATCTATCTCTACCATCATGACGCTAAAATGCGGGCTTTCTACGCCAAGGCAGATTACACCCATGTTGATGGTATGGCATTAGTATTGATGGGGCAGTTTTTAGGTCTTCCCTTGAAACGAGAACACCGGGTTACATATGCAGATTGGATAGAACCGCTCATAACTGAGGCGGCTTACCAGGGATGGCGGGTATTCTATCTTGGTTCTAAGCCTGGGGTAGCTGAACAGGGAGCTAAGAGCTTGAAGGATAAATTTCCCAACTTACAAATAGCTACGGGAGATGGCTACTTTGATGCACAGTTAAATAGTTCAGAAAATTGCGATCGCTTGGCAACAATTAACGCTTATCAACCTCACATCTTGATGGTGGGAATGAGTATGCCACGACAAGAACATTGGATTCTAGATAACCTAGAACACCTCTGTGTTAACGTCATTTTACCATCAGGGGCAGCTATAGATTATATTGCAGGGACAGTTCCTACCCCACCAAGATGGTCGGGAAAATGGGGATTAGAGTGGCTATTTCGATTAGTAGCAGAACCAGGACGATTATGGCAACGCTATTTGGTTGAACCGTGGCTTTTATTGAAACTACTGTTATCAGAAGGGTGGATAAAACTTATAGGAGGTTAA
- a CDS encoding endo-1,4-beta-xylanase — protein MAKKTLFTRRQTLFFWLSTFASLSLLTSKNAFNPRQIDPLSRKFVASGNMSIGKRALIKGLSYGAAVNKNSLSSNPQLAASIDKECVIIVPEWELKWDFLRPTSTSFDFRPADWLAEFARTHGLLFRGHTLVWHEALPTWFVKTINSHNARQLLLEHITTVVKHYAGNIHSWDVVNEAINLQDGRSDGLRKTPWLQFIGRDYIEIAFCIAAEADPKAMLVYNDYGLEYDTPEHEAKRKAVLNLLKNLKSKGTPIHALGIQSHLSGDETRFNSDKFQKFLSEIASLDLKILITEIDVKDKNLPVDIKVRDRIVAATYEDYLSVVLNEPAVIAVLTWGLSDRYTWLSEYQPRRDGARVRPLPLDANFKRKLAWNAIARAFDNAPQR, from the coding sequence ATGGCAAAAAAAACTTTATTCACAAGAAGACAAACATTGTTCTTCTGGTTAAGTACGTTTGCTAGCTTGAGTCTTTTAACTAGTAAGAATGCATTCAACCCAAGGCAAATCGATCCTCTAAGTAGAAAGTTTGTAGCAAGTGGGAATATGTCTATAGGTAAGCGAGCGCTGATTAAGGGATTATCTTATGGAGCAGCAGTTAACAAAAATTCCTTATCTTCAAATCCACAGTTAGCAGCAAGTATTGATAAAGAGTGCGTAATCATTGTTCCAGAATGGGAATTAAAGTGGGATTTTCTACGCCCCACATCTACTTCTTTTGACTTTAGACCTGCTGATTGGTTGGCTGAGTTTGCCCGCACTCACGGATTGCTATTTCGCGGGCATACTTTAGTTTGGCATGAGGCTTTGCCCACATGGTTTGTCAAAACTATCAATAGCCACAATGCTAGACAGCTATTACTAGAACACATTACTACAGTTGTTAAACATTATGCTGGGAATATCCATTCATGGGATGTGGTAAATGAAGCCATTAATTTACAGGATGGACGCTCTGACGGGTTGAGAAAAACACCTTGGCTGCAATTTATAGGACGAGACTATATCGAAATAGCATTTTGTATAGCGGCAGAAGCAGATCCTAAAGCAATGCTAGTTTATAATGATTATGGACTTGAATATGATACTCCCGAGCATGAGGCTAAAAGAAAGGCTGTATTGAATCTATTAAAGAATTTAAAGTCTAAGGGTACACCTATTCATGCTTTGGGTATTCAATCTCACTTGTCAGGTGACGAAACTCGCTTTAATTCTGATAAATTTCAGAAATTTCTCAGTGAAATAGCTAGTCTGGATCTCAAAATCTTAATTACAGAAATAGATGTCAAAGATAAAAACTTACCTGTAGATATCAAAGTTCGCGATCGCATTGTCGCCGCTACTTATGAAGATTATCTTTCGGTAGTACTAAATGAGCCAGCAGTCATTGCAGTTTTAACGTGGGGATTGAGCGATCGCTATACCTGGCTCTCAGAATATCAACCTCGGCGAGATGGTGCAAGGGTGCGACCTTTACCCTTAGATGCCAATTTTAAACGGAAACTGGCATGGAATGCGATCGCCCGTGCTTTTGATAATGCTCCCCAACGTTAA
- a CDS encoding GumC family protein — translation MESRESIDLNLSQYLLSLKRRWLPAVSIFATTVTLSVVAAAFMKPSYEGEGKLLFKTPSFNVVGSNLLPSISEGQETGDLRALVSTQNPVSSQIEVISSPTLLQQAIDELQLKNNRGEPQEIEAFKKAVKLKIVGGTDVLQITYKHHDPEKAAAVVNKIMELYLENDILTSRSEAEATRLFMAKQLPKSQAAVHQAEVKLRIFKQKNNIVDLSEEAKTAVANIGSLDNQIDNLKAELDQANTQTNELRQKVGLNPQQASTVSALSQSPAVQGVLTQLQDTERQLASQRSRYLNDNPIIVDLEAKKYNLEALLQKQIKQTVGSQTKVAAGLLQIGELRQDLIENLLQSDVQRRSLAQKLASLSNSRSTYEQRKNIIPQLVQNQQELERRLVVAQSTYQTLLKKVQELQVAENKTTAHARIIAQALVPEKPVLEQKLIILALGIMIGALLSTSTVLFLELRDRSLKTLEEIRQRFRYTLLGVIPLVANKVRSNDGYVESTIPEISVRDKPHSLTSEIYRMIQANLKFLSPDRALRTIVITSAVPKEGKSTVSANLAAAIAQLGRKVLLVDADMRDSSQHHLWQLTNAAGLSEVLVGQAQLSVATSKVMNNLDVLTAGVTPPNPLALLDSQQMAALVEGFSSRYDFVIIDAPPLLLTADALTLSQMTDGILLVARPGVINANSANAAQEMLERSGHNVLGLVVNGIVDKNEYSSYFSHANEGDVNEIVVW, via the coding sequence ATGGAATCTAGAGAATCTATCGATTTAAATTTGAGCCAATATTTGTTGAGCTTAAAACGACGATGGTTGCCTGCTGTTAGTATCTTCGCAACTACAGTTACTCTAAGTGTTGTAGCTGCTGCTTTCATGAAACCATCTTATGAGGGAGAAGGAAAACTATTATTCAAAACTCCCTCTTTTAACGTAGTAGGTTCTAATCTCCTACCTAGTATTTCTGAAGGACAAGAAACCGGAGATTTAAGAGCGCTAGTCTCAACTCAAAATCCTGTCAGTAGTCAAATAGAAGTTATATCATCTCCTACTTTGTTACAGCAGGCAATAGACGAACTGCAACTCAAAAACAATCGAGGTGAACCGCAGGAAATCGAGGCATTCAAAAAGGCTGTAAAGTTAAAAATCGTTGGTGGTACAGATGTGTTACAAATTACCTATAAACACCACGACCCTGAAAAAGCGGCAGCAGTAGTTAATAAAATTATGGAGCTGTACTTAGAAAATGATATCCTTACAAGTCGCTCCGAGGCAGAAGCAACTCGTCTATTTATGGCAAAACAGCTTCCTAAATCTCAAGCTGCCGTTCACCAAGCAGAAGTCAAACTACGCATTTTTAAACAAAAAAACAACATTGTCGATCTATCAGAAGAGGCTAAAACAGCCGTTGCAAATATTGGTAGTTTAGACAACCAAATTGATAATCTTAAGGCTGAACTAGACCAAGCAAATACCCAAACTAATGAGCTTCGCCAAAAAGTAGGTCTAAACCCTCAGCAAGCAAGTACAGTGAGCGCTCTCAGCCAATCGCCTGCGGTACAGGGAGTCCTTACACAACTTCAAGATACAGAACGACAATTAGCGAGTCAGCGCAGCCGTTATTTGAATGATAACCCCATAATTGTCGATTTAGAGGCGAAGAAATATAACTTAGAGGCTCTCCTACAAAAACAAATAAAACAAACTGTTGGTAGTCAAACAAAAGTTGCAGCGGGACTGTTGCAAATTGGAGAACTCAGGCAAGACTTGATCGAAAATTTGTTGCAATCAGATGTGCAGCGTCGTAGTTTGGCTCAAAAACTAGCTTCTCTATCTAATTCTCGTTCTACTTACGAACAACGAAAAAACATTATACCTCAATTAGTCCAAAATCAACAAGAGCTAGAACGGAGACTTGTGGTCGCTCAGTCTACTTATCAAACTTTACTGAAAAAAGTACAAGAATTACAGGTAGCTGAAAATAAAACTACAGCTCATGCACGAATTATTGCTCAAGCTTTAGTTCCCGAAAAACCAGTATTAGAGCAAAAACTCATCATTTTAGCGCTGGGAATAATGATTGGTGCTTTGTTGTCCACAAGTACTGTTCTCTTTCTTGAACTAAGAGATCGCTCTCTAAAAACACTTGAGGAAATTAGACAAAGGTTTAGATATACGTTGCTAGGAGTTATTCCCCTAGTTGCGAATAAAGTTCGCTCCAATGATGGGTATGTAGAATCAACAATTCCAGAAATCTCTGTTAGAGATAAGCCCCACTCCTTAACTAGCGAAATCTATCGCATGATTCAAGCTAATCTAAAATTCCTCAGTCCAGATCGGGCATTGAGAACTATTGTGATAACTAGTGCGGTTCCAAAAGAAGGCAAATCTACAGTTTCTGCTAATTTAGCAGCGGCGATCGCTCAACTAGGGCGTAAAGTTTTACTCGTTGACGCAGACATGCGAGATTCTTCTCAGCATCATCTTTGGCAACTCACTAATGCCGCAGGTCTGAGCGAGGTACTTGTAGGACAGGCTCAACTGAGTGTTGCTACATCTAAGGTCATGAATAATCTTGATGTCTTGACTGCTGGAGTTACTCCTCCCAATCCATTAGCTTTGCTTGATTCTCAACAGATGGCAGCACTAGTTGAAGGTTTTTCATCTCGGTATGACTTTGTAATTATCGATGCTCCTCCCCTTCTTCTTACCGCTGATGCTCTTACTTTAAGTCAAATGACAGATGGAATTTTATTAGTAGCTCGACCTGGAGTCATTAATGCTAATAGTGCCAACGCTGCTCAAGAGATGCTGGAGCGTTCGGGTCACAACGTTTTAGGATTGGTAGTTAATGGGATCGTCGATAAAAATGAATATAGCAGTTATTTCTCTCATGCTAATGAAGGTGATGTTAATGAGATTGTTGTATGGTGA
- a CDS encoding NACHT domain-containing protein, which produces MARRSLQASTTGIEKAKRAFRHTQWTQEDLACEVGIETRQPIWKFFAGKPIERQTFLEICFRLGLDWQEIAALPTDTISANKEDEKDEKANLDALVRAARSHCHDRIQAEYGAIRLLDTARPIELEDIYIKVDVFENVTSNRRLDKSHLNCSSVEDSSCQICNEVRQKHVSAAQVVETYSKLTILGKPGSGKTTLLQYIAIQCNRGGLFPDRLPIFIRLRNFAEETSKTQHFSLFSYISQELCKIGFSEPQIETLLHHGQALFLLDGLDEVEEEYRAEVQQQISVLSKDYDKNQFIVSCRTSTPWYWLEKFTDVEIADLNFSQIEAFAQQWFVNVSNNPREQGLVQADRFLKELKLPENQSISSLARTPLFLHLACSLFQTNLSFSAQHAELYKQALDILLVRWDRVRGIKPDKSLYQLSLPHKIKLLSQIAAITFEQDNYFFTQSNLLHYIKDYLRALPNTPSDSEELYFISETVLRSLLVEHGVIVEKAQGIYSFSYPTFQEYFTARNIVANLEPEALNRNLRQLTVHMSDPRWHEVFLFVVEMIEDADPLIQLMQQRSDELVDADEKLQQFLIWLQQKSLSVEVPYEPAAVRAFYLSLELHGESEPVYDLSLSIEIDPRLTSKLTYDLYLDLALKRLLSIGLTICDRPSEEQILAIISAFPYKIDLDCHSKLQNLLQELREQLPTPQQSQEKLKEWWSTNGQTWVEEMRSQLLWERNIGYQWQFSEYQKALLQQYYVAKYLVVKCLKKSREISFTVREKIEETLLLPAVLKVLRYSTGNN; this is translated from the coding sequence ATGGCACGACGATCCCTACAAGCATCTACTACAGGTATTGAAAAAGCGAAAAGGGCTTTTAGACATACGCAATGGACGCAAGAAGATCTAGCATGTGAAGTTGGAATTGAAACACGCCAACCAATATGGAAGTTTTTCGCAGGCAAACCGATTGAGCGACAGACATTTCTAGAAATTTGCTTTCGTCTAGGTTTAGATTGGCAAGAGATCGCAGCTCTACCGACTGATACCATATCGGCAAATAAAGAGGATGAGAAAGATGAGAAAGCGAATCTCGATGCCTTAGTACGAGCAGCGCGATCGCATTGTCACGATAGAATTCAAGCAGAGTATGGCGCTATACGTTTATTAGATACAGCCCGACCAATAGAGTTGGAAGATATTTATATTAAAGTTGATGTATTCGAGAACGTTACAAGTAATAGACGGTTAGACAAATCTCATTTAAATTGCTCTAGCGTCGAAGATTCGAGCTGCCAGATTTGTAATGAAGTTCGTCAAAAACACGTCTCAGCAGCACAGGTAGTTGAAACTTATTCTAAGCTGACGATTCTAGGTAAACCAGGGTCTGGCAAAACCACACTTTTGCAGTACATTGCTATTCAATGCAATCGGGGTGGCTTGTTTCCAGATCGACTACCAATCTTTATCCGACTAAGAAACTTTGCCGAGGAGACCAGCAAGACTCAACACTTTAGTTTATTCAGCTATATTAGTCAAGAGTTATGTAAAATCGGGTTTTCTGAGCCGCAGATTGAAACTTTACTTCATCACGGTCAAGCATTGTTTCTACTGGATGGCTTAGATGAAGTAGAAGAAGAGTATAGGGCAGAGGTTCAGCAACAGATTAGTGTTTTGTCAAAAGATTATGACAAAAATCAGTTTATAGTTTCCTGTCGCACTTCCACACCGTGGTACTGGCTTGAGAAATTTACTGATGTTGAAATAGCTGATTTAAACTTCTCTCAAATCGAAGCATTCGCTCAGCAGTGGTTTGTAAACGTCAGTAATAACCCCAGAGAACAAGGGTTAGTGCAAGCAGATCGGTTTCTAAAAGAACTAAAGTTGCCTGAAAATCAGTCAATTTCTAGCCTTGCTAGAACACCTCTTTTTCTGCACCTAGCTTGTTCTCTATTTCAAACTAATTTAAGCTTTTCTGCTCAACACGCTGAGTTATACAAACAAGCATTAGATATTTTGTTAGTTCGGTGGGATCGCGTGAGAGGAATCAAACCAGATAAAAGCCTCTACCAGTTATCTTTACCTCATAAGATAAAATTACTCAGTCAGATTGCTGCTATTACCTTTGAGCAAGACAACTACTTTTTTACACAGAGTAATCTCTTGCACTATATCAAAGACTATCTTCGCGCTTTACCCAATACTCCATCTGATTCAGAAGAACTTTACTTCATTAGTGAAACAGTGCTAAGGTCGCTCTTGGTAGAACATGGAGTCATAGTAGAAAAAGCTCAAGGAATCTACTCATTCTCATATCCCACTTTTCAAGAATATTTCACGGCTAGAAATATTGTTGCTAATCTTGAGCCAGAAGCTTTAAATAGAAATCTGAGGCAGTTGACCGTTCACATGAGCGATCCTCGCTGGCATGAAGTGTTTCTATTTGTAGTGGAAATGATAGAAGATGCCGATCCTCTAATTCAGTTAATGCAACAGCGTAGCGATGAACTGGTAGATGCTGATGAGAAATTGCAGCAGTTTCTGATCTGGCTTCAGCAGAAATCTCTTTCAGTCGAAGTACCTTACGAACCTGCCGCAGTTCGTGCTTTTTATCTATCGTTAGAGCTTCACGGCGAATCAGAACCAGTTTACGACTTGTCTCTCTCCATTGAGATCGATCCAAGACTTACGAGTAAACTTACTTACGATCTATATTTGGATCTAGCTTTGAAACGCCTGCTATCCATAGGACTTACTATCTGCGATCGCCCGTCTGAGGAACAAATCCTTGCTATAATCTCTGCTTTTCCCTATAAGATAGACCTCGATTGTCACTCTAAATTGCAAAATTTACTCCAAGAACTTAGAGAACAACTACCCACCCCTCAACAAAGCCAAGAAAAGCTCAAGGAATGGTGGAGTACCAATGGTCAAACTTGGGTTGAGGAGATGAGGTCTCAGCTCCTCTGGGAGCGTAATATCGGTTACCAGTGGCAGTTTAGCGAATATCAGAAGGCATTACTTCAGCAATACTACGTTGCTAAGTACTTAGTAGTAAAGTGCCTTAAAAAGAGTCGTGAAATCAGTTTTACCGTACGAGAAAAAATTGAGGAAACATTACTTTTGCCAGCAGTGCTGAAAGTTTTGCGATATTCAACTGGTAATAATTGA
- a CDS encoding efflux RND transporter permease subunit has protein sequence MFVDFFIKRPVFASVCTIIILLAGAISIPTLPAAQYPEISPPQVNVTANYTGASAEIVENTVTTVLEREINGVRGQRYISSSSNNDGSSSISVTFEPTRDQDLAAVDVQNRVSVAQAQLPEAVQRTGVTVTKRSSTLLLALGLFSEQNKYDPIFLSNYADIYLVDALKRIEGVGDITIFGERRYAMRVWLDPNLLASRNLTAQDVVAALNEQNIQVGAGRLGQQPLPNNQQYQIDVRAQSRLQDVSEFENIVLKTGADGTLVRLKDVGRAELGAENYDSFLRFRGQDAVGLGVYQLPGSNALEVASAVKAEIQRLSQSFPPGMRYDVAFDTTLFVQESLSEVVITLLIAIALVITVIFLFLQNWRIAVIPAITIPVALIGTFAFIKVFGFSINSLTLFGLTLATGMVVDDAIVVVEDISRLLQQENMEPRQAASVAMHELLGAVIATSLVLMAVFIPVAFFPGTTGALYRQFALTIAFSIAISTFLAITITPSLAGILLRREQTTGGWLGRIFHQINRFLDWLRRGYQKILHRLVRIKYIVLALFAAAIAFTAWLFVTVPTAFLPEEDQGYFITLVQGPPGVSLNYTDDVMRRVETQILKIPEVQSTFTVGGFSFSGNTANNGIIFTSLKPWDERQGTGQSVQAITQKLGGQLAAIPQARIIPTNPPAIPGLGSIGGFQFQLQDRGNVGLDTLLQTANQLIGRASQTEGLQRVFTTFTANTPQVIVEVNRNQAKALQVSIDDIYNTLQTFLGSQYVNDFNLEQRSYRVYVQADGQFRNNPDDIRQLYVRSAQGRMISLANLVKITPTTGAQTINRYNLFRSIEITGSAAEGFSSGEAIDKMEQIATEVLPPNIGYEWSGITAEELESGGQAPIVFGLGIVFVFLVLAAQYENYLDPLIILLAVPLAVLGALLALTLRGFPNDVYGQVGLVMLIGLASKNSILIVEFANQLRDRGLSITQAALEAAQERLRPILMTAISTLVGIFPLVIATGAGAGSRQSLGTAVFGGMLVATVLSLFVVPILYITFETIGDRWFHKGRKSKRSQQQLSEPARESEVTR, from the coding sequence ATGTTCGTAGATTTCTTCATCAAGCGACCTGTCTTTGCTAGCGTTTGTACCATTATCATTCTGTTAGCAGGAGCGATTAGCATTCCCACACTACCTGCTGCTCAGTATCCCGAAATCAGTCCGCCTCAAGTCAATGTCACGGCAAACTACACTGGAGCTAGTGCAGAAATTGTCGAAAATACTGTCACAACTGTATTAGAGCGGGAAATTAACGGCGTTCGCGGTCAGAGGTACATTAGTTCTAGCAGCAATAACGATGGTAGCAGCTCGATTTCAGTCACGTTTGAGCCGACTCGCGACCAAGATTTGGCAGCCGTTGACGTACAAAATCGCGTATCCGTCGCCCAGGCACAGTTACCAGAAGCAGTACAACGCACGGGAGTGACGGTAACAAAGCGGTCTAGCACTCTGTTGTTGGCACTTGGGCTGTTTTCCGAACAGAACAAATACGACCCGATCTTTTTAAGTAATTATGCCGATATTTACCTCGTAGATGCCCTGAAAAGAATCGAGGGCGTTGGCGATATTACAATTTTTGGCGAACGCAGATATGCGATGCGCGTATGGTTAGACCCTAACTTACTCGCCAGTCGCAATCTTACAGCACAAGATGTAGTTGCGGCGCTCAACGAACAAAATATTCAAGTTGGTGCGGGGCGCTTGGGTCAACAGCCGCTCCCTAATAATCAACAATATCAAATCGACGTGCGAGCGCAGAGCCGCCTGCAAGATGTCTCTGAATTTGAAAACATCGTCCTCAAAACTGGTGCAGATGGGACGTTGGTGAGGTTGAAAGATGTCGGACGGGCAGAATTAGGAGCAGAAAACTACGATTCCTTCTTGCGATTTAGGGGACAAGATGCTGTAGGTTTAGGTGTCTATCAGTTACCTGGTAGTAATGCCTTGGAAGTTGCTAGTGCAGTTAAAGCTGAAATTCAAAGACTATCGCAAAGTTTCCCTCCAGGCATGAGGTATGATGTTGCCTTTGACACGACTTTATTCGTGCAAGAATCGCTTTCTGAAGTGGTAATTACGCTATTAATTGCGATCGCTCTAGTTATTACTGTAATCTTCTTGTTTCTGCAAAACTGGCGAATTGCCGTCATTCCTGCGATTACAATTCCTGTCGCTTTGATCGGTACGTTTGCTTTTATCAAAGTTTTCGGATTTTCGATTAATAGTTTGACGCTGTTTGGCTTAACTTTAGCCACAGGGATGGTAGTAGACGATGCGATCGTCGTAGTCGAAGATATTTCCCGCTTGTTGCAACAAGAAAACATGGAGCCGCGTCAAGCTGCATCGGTAGCGATGCACGAACTACTAGGTGCAGTCATTGCCACGTCTTTAGTGTTGATGGCGGTGTTTATTCCCGTAGCTTTCTTCCCAGGCACTACAGGGGCATTGTACCGTCAATTCGCGCTGACTATCGCCTTTTCGATCGCCATTTCTACTTTTCTTGCGATTACGATTACGCCTTCTTTAGCAGGTATTTTACTGAGACGAGAACAAACTACAGGCGGCTGGTTAGGTCGAATTTTCCACCAAATCAATCGTTTTCTTGACTGGTTGCGCCGCGGTTATCAAAAAATTCTCCATCGCCTAGTCAGAATCAAATACATCGTTTTGGCGCTATTTGCTGCTGCGATCGCCTTTACAGCTTGGTTGTTCGTGACTGTGCCTACTGCTTTTTTACCAGAAGAAGACCAAGGATATTTTATTACATTGGTGCAGGGTCCACCTGGAGTTTCTTTAAACTATACAGATGATGTAATGCGGCGAGTCGAGACGCAAATTCTCAAAATTCCCGAAGTGCAATCGACTTTTACTGTCGGTGGTTTTAGTTTTAGCGGCAATACTGCTAATAATGGAATTATTTTTACCTCGCTCAAACCTTGGGATGAACGTCAAGGTACGGGGCAGTCAGTCCAAGCGATTACGCAGAAGTTAGGCGGACAATTAGCAGCAATTCCGCAAGCAAGAATTATTCCCACAAATCCGCCGGCAATTCCTGGTTTGGGTAGCATTGGTGGCTTTCAATTTCAATTACAAGACAGAGGCAATGTTGGTTTAGATACCTTATTACAAACAGCTAATCAATTAATCGGTAGAGCCAGTCAAACAGAGGGATTGCAAAGAGTATTTACAACTTTTACTGCTAATACACCGCAGGTAATAGTAGAAGTCAACCGCAACCAAGCTAAGGCATTACAGGTTTCTATTGACGATATTTATAACACGTTGCAAACTTTTTTAGGTTCGCAGTACGTGAATGATTTTAATTTAGAACAGCGCAGCTATCGCGTTTATGTACAAGCAGATGGACAGTTTCGGAATAACCCCGATGATATTCGCCAGCTCTACGTGCGATCGGCACAGGGAAGGATGATTTCCTTGGCTAATTTAGTGAAGATTACTCCGACAACCGGAGCGCAAACAATTAATCGTTACAATTTATTTCGCTCGATTGAAATCACTGGTTCGGCGGCTGAAGGCTTCAGTTCTGGCGAAGCAATTGACAAGATGGAGCAAATTGCCACTGAGGTGCTACCACCTAATATTGGTTATGAATGGTCGGGAATTACGGCGGAGGAATTAGAGTCTGGCGGACAAGCACCGATCGTTTTTGGGTTAGGAATCGTTTTTGTCTTTCTAGTTTTAGCAGCTCAGTATGAAAATTATCTCGATCCGTTGATTATTCTCTTAGCTGTACCGCTAGCTGTTCTGGGTGCATTATTGGCTCTAACTTTACGCGGTTTTCCCAATGATGTCTACGGTCAAGTTGGGTTAGTGATGTTAATTGGTTTAGCAAGTAAAAATTCAATTTTAATTGTAGAATTTGCCAATCAATTGCGCGATCGCGGGTTGTCAATTACGCAAGCAGCTTTAGAAGCAGCTCAAGAACGCTTGCGACCGATTTTGATGACGGCAATTTCTACTTTAGTAGGAATTTTCCCCTTAGTTATAGCTACCGGAGCGGGAGCGGGTAGCCGTCAATCTTTGGGAACGGCTGTATTTGGGGGAATGCTGGTAGCTACGGTTTTGAGTTTGTTTGTCGTACCGATTTTGTACATCACATTTGAAACAATTGGCGATCGCTGGTTTCATAAAGGTCGCAAGTCTAAACGTTCTCAACAACAATTATCGGAGCCAGCACGGGAGTCAGAAGTCACTCGCTAA